One Rhodoluna sp. KAS3 DNA window includes the following coding sequences:
- a CDS encoding MFS transporter, with product MPAKKNFQIRELVLPVYLPAMLFSIGEAGLIPIIPASAERLGADIPTAGLIAGLVMMGTLAADLPAAKFVNRVGERKSMIWASAAAALGILFAVFAANIFMIGLGVFILGGSAAIFGLARHAYIAETVPANQRARALSVLGGMFRIGTFIGPLLGASVIATLGIEFVYWNAVIFCGAAGVVLLFTRPEKMLNTPPDNGGSVWKIAKLHRRTLLTLGTASMIVAMSRTARFIGLPLWALFIGLDAAETSLYIGIAGAIDFTLFYLGGQIMDKYGRKAAAIPTLLGMSLCLALVPFTSDGSTFLTVAIMMALANGVGSGLVMVIGADASPAVGRNEFLAGYRFLMDAGVAATAPIMSLITVIASLSGAMFFMSGLAVIGAVFMYRYLPTHKRT from the coding sequence AACGTCTGGGCGCCGACATTCCTACAGCTGGCCTCATCGCAGGCTTGGTCATGATGGGCACCCTTGCCGCCGACCTACCCGCCGCCAAATTTGTGAATCGAGTCGGCGAACGCAAATCCATGATTTGGGCTTCAGCGGCCGCCGCGCTGGGAATCCTGTTTGCAGTTTTTGCTGCGAACATCTTCATGATCGGCCTCGGAGTTTTCATCCTGGGCGGTTCTGCTGCGATTTTTGGCTTGGCTCGGCACGCCTACATCGCTGAAACTGTGCCGGCAAATCAACGAGCTAGAGCCCTATCCGTTTTGGGTGGAATGTTTCGAATTGGAACATTCATTGGCCCGCTCCTTGGCGCTTCAGTTATCGCCACCCTGGGTATCGAATTTGTTTACTGGAATGCCGTTATTTTTTGCGGCGCAGCCGGAGTAGTTCTGCTTTTCACCCGTCCAGAGAAAATGCTCAACACTCCCCCAGACAATGGTGGAAGCGTTTGGAAGATTGCGAAGCTGCATCGACGCACCCTATTGACGCTGGGAACAGCATCGATGATTGTGGCCATGTCGCGCACCGCAAGGTTTATCGGCCTCCCACTATGGGCTCTATTTATTGGACTTGATGCCGCTGAGACCTCGCTTTACATAGGCATCGCTGGGGCAATTGACTTCACCCTCTTCTATCTGGGTGGCCAAATTATGGATAAGTACGGCCGAAAAGCTGCAGCAATTCCAACCCTCTTAGGCATGAGCCTTTGCCTTGCGCTGGTCCCTTTCACCAGCGATGGCAGTACTTTTCTAACCGTGGCAATCATGATGGCCCTGGCCAATGGAGTTGGCAGCGGCCTTGTGATGGTTATCGGGGCAGACGCATCGCCGGCCGTTGGACGCAATGAATTTTTAGCCGGCTACCGCTTTTTGATGGATGCGGGAGTGGCGGCGACCGCCCCAATAATGTCGCTAATTACCGTGATTGCCTCGCTGTCTGGCGCCATGTTTTTCATGAGCGGACTCGCGGTAATCGGTGCGGTATTTATGTATCGCTACCTGCCTACACACAAGCGCACCTAG
- a CDS encoding type II secretion system F family protein, which yields MVIWFAAGLLGAAFYLGALALKPASGNRLMARINASSTQLDSAKEGSFATKFDQLSMWLRQKVTAKRRLDRVNLELPDFIDLLWVAVFSGSGLYAAISHLRGRMNGSLAAELDRIVVSLDQGSSLEREITALSQRLPSRQVQEFCHKLLWSFERGTPLVSVLAEQASASRGDMRNQLSRIAGRNETRMLIPLVFLILPVTVLFAIYPSLQLLNLNYI from the coding sequence ATGGTGATTTGGTTTGCTGCAGGGTTGCTGGGCGCAGCCTTTTACTTGGGTGCCCTGGCGCTCAAGCCTGCGAGTGGAAACAGGTTGATGGCACGCATCAATGCATCTAGTACTCAGCTGGATTCGGCCAAAGAGGGCAGTTTTGCAACCAAATTTGACCAGTTATCGATGTGGCTGAGGCAGAAGGTTACTGCCAAGCGGCGGCTCGATCGGGTCAATCTTGAATTGCCGGACTTTATCGATTTGCTGTGGGTAGCCGTGTTCTCCGGGTCGGGGCTTTACGCGGCGATATCTCATTTGCGCGGTCGAATGAACGGAAGCTTGGCTGCGGAGCTGGACCGGATTGTGGTGAGCCTGGATCAGGGCTCAAGTCTCGAGCGCGAAATCACCGCGCTTTCACAGCGGCTACCTTCGAGACAGGTTCAGGAGTTTTGCCACAAATTGCTGTGGTCTTTTGAGCGGGGCACACCGCTGGTCTCAGTTTTGGCTGAGCAGGCCTCTGCCAGTCGCGGTGACATGCGCAACCAGCTGTCACGAATTGCTGGCCGAAACGAAACACGGATGCTTATTCCCCTGGTGTTCTTGATCCTGCCGGTTACCGTCCTCTTTGCGATTTACCCAAGTTTGCAACTGCTCAATCTGAATTACATCTAG
- a CDS encoding type II secretion system F family protein, which produces MRWLRSTLEGAGLHRVGVSGFLSGLILLSGFVGYALFLASKVAALAVFATLGLVGLGFEALALIAQNRRSELIKAWPEVVDSMSSAVSAGISIPEAFDALAQRGPMRFRQAFAGFNRRLDSGWSNLDSLDWLKSQFGEAHSDRLIELLRLSSLNGGEGLAPALKAQSKQLREDLLLIGQLESKQSWVAGTAKLAVAAPWIIVALLSSRPENAAIYNTANGSAVLLVGFIVSLGAYRLIHVMAVLPQQPRVFG; this is translated from the coding sequence ATGCGTTGGCTTAGATCGACTCTCGAGGGCGCAGGCTTGCATCGCGTTGGTGTTTCAGGCTTCTTATCGGGCTTGATTTTGCTGTCAGGTTTCGTGGGCTACGCGCTGTTCTTGGCATCGAAAGTGGCAGCTCTTGCGGTTTTTGCAACCTTGGGTTTAGTTGGTTTGGGGTTTGAGGCGCTTGCGCTTATTGCCCAAAACCGAAGGTCGGAGCTCATCAAGGCGTGGCCTGAGGTAGTTGACTCGATGTCCTCGGCGGTCTCGGCAGGAATCTCCATCCCAGAAGCATTTGATGCCCTCGCCCAACGTGGCCCCATGAGGTTTCGACAGGCTTTTGCCGGTTTCAATCGGAGGCTCGATTCAGGTTGGTCAAATTTAGATTCTCTCGATTGGCTGAAGTCTCAATTCGGCGAGGCCCACTCCGACCGACTCATCGAATTACTTCGCCTATCTAGTTTGAACGGCGGCGAGGGGTTGGCGCCGGCTCTCAAAGCCCAGTCCAAGCAATTGAGAGAAGATTTGCTGCTGATAGGGCAGCTTGAATCCAAGCAGAGTTGGGTTGCCGGCACGGCCAAGTTAGCTGTCGCTGCTCCGTGGATAATTGTTGCTCTGTTGTCGAGTAGGCCCGAGAACGCCGCGATTTACAATACTGCGAACGGCTCGGCGGTATTGCTCGTTGGCTTCATAGTCTCACTCGGTGCCTATCGGCTCATTCACGTAATGGCAGTACTCCCGCAGCAACCGAGGGTGTTTGGCTAA